In one window of Chitinispirillales bacterium DNA:
- a CDS encoding InlB B-repeat-containing protein, producing the protein MKKLFENKAGYSLVEVIVAMVGLSLVVLLLTSVITTSIRTQSAAREADFALMAAKAKMNELTSQEGILVERNSSGQDQFAAPNSSIYVRYWEVGDGSPIPLKVRAWLGGNSAPRDTVTIFGYLDPDNLCDENTPAPNRLVIIDRGADTVITPSGTNTINIFVYIDEDAVSVPAMDLCKIEAAFGEENLIKRFIISGADADKIDILAGKIKLTEELTIFSPSAGEVITFNVEGENCKEETGNSQIVIVVKFVENSGAPEINFTQISPFFEYRVPGLSSVTPWGGGDKVGDISPYSGNFNNAHLSVEPSDTFLIAGNEVFFKTGVTPVVDYNLRRDYTLKFSATKNGDTRPGGGSISITEVNKAPTGVDMNAYPSAYTATAGKQGKITAEVDVENTPLGRIVVSDPNVKDAFRFSRLEFVGGDISYFKLSAATDGFMEASATAFLFTDSARLVLSKDIPADKADSDLSIKVRVENVEELQDGNGGAAVENTFVFEVVEEMTGYNCDTLDAWSTGSQYNENYPLGRFLKYNNNVYKVLKVGGEYDEGNRYTLDRLSDPQWYENLGVCGLAAKNKNPSDITLSLSSSVLPKYKDDRIGTLGVVDFETQAASTYTYSLVAGTGGDDNAKFKLTEVNNIWYLDVSADAIWGGGTDNTEPVTLKIRVRVDDSMAQTGIVKEKEFLIDFGKGNRTPSLVYLNQTLTKGIIDVASSDMTVGTLRCSDYEIQALSTYSYAIAGGADAANFKVVNDSVLTLKQGSPFTSPGYKINVKVTDASSTESDKTRTDEISLNVTFADCPTLTFTPLIDGNSSKSVIETDTYAGRLSGASVAGGLLTPKYALGDTPPAGFSVNPDGTVYMSSVAPSTIPYHLPVKAFIACPDGTVSTQTGSVAINVGNAPCDISGTPTQTSFKINKGATVVGTIGGITGPSSLSYTLTQMSGPTSGALSINNPSNGNISIISSANPGTYVFTVRVESKPTVNTSCYKDFTGLTVEVLTCGLSGGINASQSFTIDNSSARDISVSHNVKEATGTTINWRVTNVSPSILPKTITISSSDASVVKLNVPSFILDGTYTVDIEAYACSPEDKASGSITIIVQQTCDFSGTFSAEAASGASYDAGAKKFTVSQGKTGHIGTLKGLSGGGFRWNQVSGSPNIKVGDADGKVSIPSSLSVATYNFSVQPKACGDNLTYDKIDLSVEVKVGGGCESDPNYKGEWGVGVHTYNCSNGGWNCYCTGDIVKFKGLYYKYTEGGDAHDASHNSGGPYNPENNPYVRWSAITCAGGGGTTTYNVTFDCGSGASNCPGNITGTTNSSLSKPSDPTKSGSTFAGWSLTSGGTVAVSFPYTLTQTNTTLYAIWIPGGCGTNVINNSFIGESGETCSTISTVWSGASVIYEGNKRVKYVCGGTTYVFKSKGYHTSNSTTPDNDSINWTCLGTCP; encoded by the coding sequence ATGAAAAAATTATTTGAAAATAAGGCCGGTTATTCATTGGTGGAAGTTATTGTGGCGATGGTCGGCTTGTCGCTGGTCGTTTTACTGTTGACCTCGGTTATAACGACTTCCATAAGGACGCAGTCGGCGGCTCGAGAAGCGGATTTCGCGCTTATGGCGGCAAAGGCGAAAATGAACGAATTGACTTCTCAAGAAGGAATCTTAGTCGAGAGAAATTCAAGCGGTCAGGATCAGTTCGCCGCGCCTAACAGCAGTATATACGTCAGATATTGGGAAGTAGGCGATGGTAGTCCCATACCGTTAAAAGTCAGAGCGTGGCTTGGAGGAAATTCGGCGCCGAGAGATACGGTTACGATTTTCGGTTATCTTGATCCCGATAACTTGTGCGACGAAAACACCCCGGCTCCCAATCGGCTTGTCATAATAGACAGAGGCGCCGACACCGTTATTACGCCGAGCGGTACAAACACGATAAATATTTTCGTTTATATCGACGAAGACGCGGTAAGCGTTCCTGCAATGGATTTATGTAAGATAGAAGCCGCATTCGGCGAAGAAAATCTTATAAAACGTTTTATTATTTCGGGGGCGGACGCGGATAAAATCGACATCTTAGCAGGGAAGATAAAACTGACGGAAGAATTGACGATATTTTCGCCTTCTGCGGGCGAAGTAATTACTTTTAACGTCGAAGGGGAAAATTGTAAAGAAGAAACGGGAAATTCGCAAATTGTCATAGTCGTTAAGTTTGTAGAAAATTCCGGCGCACCAGAAATTAACTTTACTCAGATATCTCCTTTTTTTGAATACAGGGTTCCAGGTTTGTCAAGCGTTACTCCTTGGGGCGGCGGCGATAAAGTCGGCGATATAAGCCCTTATTCCGGAAATTTTAACAACGCTCACCTGTCGGTCGAACCTTCCGATACGTTTTTAATAGCCGGCAACGAAGTTTTTTTCAAAACCGGCGTCACTCCTGTCGTCGATTACAACCTTCGGAGAGATTATACCCTTAAATTTTCTGCGACTAAAAACGGAGATACTAGACCAGGCGGCGGAAGTATAAGTATTACGGAGGTTAATAAAGCGCCTACGGGCGTCGATATGAACGCGTATCCTTCCGCTTATACGGCGACGGCGGGGAAGCAGGGGAAAATTACCGCAGAAGTCGATGTGGAAAATACTCCTTTGGGAAGAATCGTAGTCAGCGATCCCAACGTTAAAGACGCGTTTAGGTTCAGTCGGCTCGAATTTGTCGGCGGCGATATTTCGTATTTCAAACTGTCGGCGGCGACTGACGGGTTTATGGAAGCAAGCGCGACGGCGTTTCTTTTTACGGATTCCGCAAGGCTTGTCCTATCCAAAGACATTCCTGCGGACAAAGCCGATTCGGATTTGTCGATAAAAGTCAGAGTTGAAAACGTGGAAGAACTTCAAGACGGCAACGGCGGCGCGGCGGTGGAAAATACTTTCGTTTTTGAAGTGGTCGAAGAAATGACCGGGTATAATTGCGATACGCTTGACGCCTGGTCTACAGGTTCCCAATACAACGAAAATTATCCGCTGGGGCGTTTTTTAAAGTATAACAATAATGTGTACAAGGTTCTTAAAGTCGGCGGCGAATATGATGAGGGTAATCGCTATACCCTTGATAGGTTATCAGATCCTCAGTGGTATGAAAATTTAGGAGTGTGCGGTTTAGCCGCAAAAAATAAAAATCCGTCGGATATAACTCTTTCGCTCTCTTCCTCTGTGTTGCCGAAATACAAAGACGATAGAATAGGAACGCTTGGCGTCGTGGACTTTGAAACCCAGGCGGCAAGTACATATACGTATTCTTTAGTCGCCGGAACCGGCGGCGACGATAACGCAAAATTCAAATTGACTGAAGTAAATAATATTTGGTATCTTGACGTTTCGGCGGATGCGATTTGGGGCGGCGGAACCGATAATACCGAGCCTGTCACCTTAAAGATAAGAGTGAGAGTCGATGACAGTATGGCGCAGACGGGTATCGTAAAAGAGAAAGAATTTTTGATAGATTTCGGTAAGGGCAATAGAACGCCAAGCCTCGTATATCTTAACCAAACGCTTACTAAGGGAATAATAGATGTCGCTTCGTCGGATATGACTGTCGGGACTTTAAGATGCAGCGATTACGAAATTCAAGCGTTATCGACTTACTCGTACGCTATCGCAGGAGGAGCCGACGCGGCTAACTTTAAAGTGGTGAACGACAGCGTTTTGACGCTAAAACAGGGGTCTCCGTTTACATCGCCCGGTTATAAAATCAACGTTAAGGTTACGGACGCAAGTTCCACCGAGTCGGATAAAACTCGTACGGACGAGATTAGTCTAAACGTTACGTTCGCCGATTGCCCGACGCTTACTTTTACCCCTCTTATAGACGGGAATTCGAGTAAATCGGTTATTGAAACCGATACGTACGCAGGTCGATTGAGCGGCGCGTCGGTCGCCGGCGGGCTTCTAACGCCGAAATACGCTTTAGGCGATACTCCGCCTGCGGGATTCAGTGTAAATCCGGACGGAACAGTGTATATGAGTTCGGTCGCTCCGTCAACGATTCCGTATCATTTGCCGGTAAAAGCGTTTATCGCTTGTCCGGACGGAACCGTATCGACGCAAACAGGAAGCGTCGCGATAAATGTCGGGAATGCGCCATGCGATATAAGCGGAACTCCTACGCAAACAAGCTTTAAAATAAATAAAGGCGCTACAGTAGTCGGAACTATCGGCGGAATTACCGGACCTTCTTCGCTTTCCTATACGCTTACGCAGATGTCCGGACCTACAAGCGGCGCGCTTAGTATAAATAATCCTTCCAACGGTAATATTTCAATAATCTCTTCCGCAAATCCCGGAACGTATGTTTTTACCGTCAGAGTCGAATCTAAGCCTACGGTTAACACTTCTTGTTATAAAGATTTTACCGGTTTGACGGTCGAAGTTTTAACCTGCGGTCTTTCCGGAGGAATTAACGCTTCGCAGTCGTTTACGATAGACAATAGCAGTGCGCGGGATATAAGTGTTTCGCATAATGTGAAAGAGGCTACGGGGACGACGATTAATTGGAGAGTGACGAACGTCTCGCCAAGTATCTTGCCCAAAACAATTACAATATCGTCAAGCGACGCAAGCGTAGTCAAATTAAATGTTCCAAGTTTTATCCTTGATGGAACCTATACGGTAGATATTGAAGCGTACGCCTGTTCTCCTGAGGATAAAGCGTCCGGTTCTATTACGATTATAGTTCAACAAACCTGTGATTTCAGCGGTACGTTTTCGGCTGAAGCCGCTTCGGGAGCGTCTTATGATGCCGGCGCCAAAAAGTTTACGGTTTCTCAAGGTAAAACCGGGCATATAGGAACGTTAAAAGGACTTAGCGGCGGAGGTTTTAGATGGAATCAAGTGAGCGGGTCGCCTAATATTAAAGTCGGTGACGCCGACGGCAAGGTTTCCATACCTTCTTCTTTGTCTGTCGCAACTTATAACTTTTCCGTTCAGCCGAAAGCATGCGGCGATAATTTGACTTATGATAAGATAGATTTGTCGGTCGAGGTTAAAGTGGGGGGCGGCTGTGAGAGCGATCCGAATTACAAAGGTGAATGGGGTGTCGGCGTACATACGTATAATTGCAGTAATGGGGGGTGGAACTGTTATTGTACTGGCGATATAGTTAAATTTAAAGGACTTTATTATAAATATACGGAGGGTGGAGATGCTCATGATGCATCCCACAATAGCGGAGGACCTTACAACCCGGAAAATAATCCGTATGTTCGGTGGTCGGCGATTACTTGTGCAGGAGGAGGTGGCACGACGACATATAACGTTACGTTTGACTGCGGAAGCGGAGCGTCGAATTGTCCGGGCAATATTACGGGAACGACAAATTCGTCTTTGTCTAAGCCGTCTGATCCGACGAAATCCGGAAGTACGTTTGCGGGCTGGTCTTTAACTTCGGGCGGAACTGTCGCTGTTTCGTTCCCGTACACGCTTACTCAGACGAATACTACGCTCTATGCGATTTGGATACCGGGAGGGTGTGGTACGAATGTCATTAATAATTCTTTTATAGGCGAGTCGGGTGAAACTTGTTCGACTATATCTACGGTTTGGAGCGGTGCTTCCGTTATTTATGAGGGTAATAAAAGAGTGAAATATGTTTGCGGGGGAACTACATATGTATTCAAGTCAAAAGGTTATCATACAAGCAATAGTACTACGCCCGACAACGACTCTATCAATTGGACTTGTTTGGGAACTTGTCCGTAG
- a CDS encoding extracellular solute-binding protein encodes MKKTSALIFTVICILTVFSCVNEKSRKQLVVIVNSVPARQRYLYDEVFPKFEKLYKCKIILKSYESNEELKDLLSQDSIISSTALVSVPLEIMRDLALSGKIAPLSDIVASHVLLFDAASYNERFSDIGKVKGVYYYYPNQIEVPILFYVKSKVAAAIEKYADYEEEINAVLKIMNGFGLPCGYTVNENPNEWDMYDIFVIGYIWMKERYKNEEEKTGRILLQDAKRYYGMNMLFYNAFALGAKWENIEKMSGDAVEEVFLWEMVFGKYSIFNPLSYKKEVLPADIYNAFRKGEIFMAYFSQNDCFNIMEGTDESNMRPYISDASDVGIALVPLIVPFTLDEYGDLAFEGARISALKGYYWGIPSDAKEKELAYILLQYLNNRSQITKDAVRFGDIPVREDVLMNLQNIYEEKWLGDGYTAAALRQTMNYFDAKYLPLNGGNDSIVSDNYIYMRDLIKDVSYQPNEINKNSVRSLIKQNYSKKDEK; translated from the coding sequence ATGAAAAAAACTTCGGCTCTTATTTTTACGGTGATTTGTATTTTGACCGTATTTTCCTGCGTTAACGAAAAATCGCGTAAACAATTAGTCGTTATTGTAAATTCCGTTCCGGCGCGGCAAAGATATTTATACGACGAAGTATTCCCTAAATTTGAAAAATTATACAAATGTAAAATAATTTTGAAGAGTTATGAAAGTAACGAAGAATTAAAAGATTTACTTTCTCAAGACAGTATTATTTCGAGTACGGCGCTTGTTTCCGTTCCTCTTGAAATTATGCGAGATTTGGCTTTATCCGGTAAGATTGCGCCGTTATCCGATATTGTCGCTTCTCATGTCCTGCTCTTTGACGCGGCGTCGTACAATGAAAGATTCTCAGACATAGGAAAAGTAAAGGGCGTCTATTATTATTATCCGAATCAAATTGAAGTTCCGATTTTATTTTATGTTAAATCGAAAGTCGCCGCCGCTATAGAAAAATACGCAGATTATGAGGAGGAAATAAACGCCGTATTGAAAATTATGAACGGCTTTGGGCTTCCCTGCGGCTATACCGTTAATGAAAACCCAAATGAGTGGGATATGTATGATATTTTTGTCATAGGATATATCTGGATGAAAGAAAGATACAAAAACGAAGAGGAAAAAACCGGACGTATTCTTTTGCAGGACGCAAAACGATATTACGGGATGAACATGCTTTTTTATAACGCTTTCGCTCTTGGTGCAAAATGGGAAAATATTGAAAAAATGTCGGGCGACGCGGTTGAGGAGGTGTTTTTGTGGGAAATGGTCTTCGGTAAATACTCAATATTTAATCCGCTTTCGTATAAAAAAGAAGTTTTGCCCGCAGACATCTACAATGCGTTTAGAAAAGGTGAAATTTTTATGGCGTATTTTTCTCAGAACGACTGCTTTAATATTATGGAAGGCACGGACGAATCGAATATGAGACCTTATATTTCCGACGCGAGCGACGTCGGAATCGCGCTTGTTCCTTTAATTGTGCCGTTTACTTTAGACGAGTACGGAGATTTGGCTTTTGAGGGCGCAAGAATAAGTGCGCTTAAAGGCTATTACTGGGGGATACCTAGTGACGCTAAAGAAAAAGAATTGGCGTATATTCTTTTACAATATCTTAATAATCGCAGTCAGATAACCAAAGACGCGGTTCGTTTCGGCGACATTCCCGTACGCGAGGACGTGCTTATGAATCTGCAAAATATTTATGAAGAAAAATGGCTTGGGGACGGTTATACCGCCGCCGCGCTTCGTCAAACTATGAATTATTTTGACGCGAAATATTTACCTTTGAACGGAGGAAACGATTCGATAGTTTCCGATAATTATATTTATATGCGCGATCTTATAAAAGATGTGTCGTATCAGCCGAACGAGATAAATAAAAATTCTGTTCGTTCGCTTATAAAACAAAATTATTCAAAGAAGGATGAAAAATAA
- the rpsD gene encoding 30S ribosomal protein S4: MSRNLDPKGKIVRHLGANVFGNEKYQRLLDKRPNPPGPIKHRRGRLSEYGVQLLEKQKLRFAYGLNERQFRNTFVKAKHMKGVTGENLLSLLERRLDNVVYALGIAKTRAQARQIVNHAHIRVNDKKVDIPSFLVSVGDKISIAASESTKKFLQALVADNLSRNLPDWLEFSKVDLSGIIKRLPEKQDIAAIADVHLIVELYSK, translated from the coding sequence ATGTCACGGAATCTTGACCCAAAAGGTAAAATTGTTCGTCACTTAGGGGCGAATGTGTTTGGAAATGAAAAATATCAACGTCTTTTAGACAAAAGACCAAATCCGCCCGGTCCTATCAAACATCGTCGCGGACGTCTTTCTGAATATGGCGTTCAATTGCTTGAAAAACAAAAATTGCGTTTTGCATACGGACTTAACGAAAGACAATTCCGTAATACTTTTGTCAAAGCTAAACATATGAAAGGCGTTACAGGGGAAAATCTTCTTTCTCTTCTCGAACGTCGTCTCGATAACGTAGTTTACGCTTTAGGTATTGCGAAGACGCGCGCACAGGCGAGACAGATAGTCAATCACGCGCATATACGCGTAAACGATAAAAAAGTCGATATTCCGTCTTTTTTGGTTTCCGTCGGCGATAAAATTTCAATCGCCGCGTCGGAATCTACCAAGAAATTTTTACAGGCGCTTGTAGCGGATAATCTATCGAGAAATTTGCCCGATTGGCTTGAATTTTCCAAAGTGGATTTGTCGGGAATAATTAAACGTCTTCCCGAAAAACAAGACATCGCGGCGATTGCGGACGTACATTTGATAGTGGAACTTTATTCAAAGTAA
- a CDS encoding 4Fe-4S binding protein codes for MPKINKEECDGCGACVAVCPKSAVIMPDTAVIDAALCIDCKICKNVCPLGAIK; via the coding sequence ATGCCGAAAATAAACAAAGAAGAATGCGACGGATGCGGAGCCTGCGTTGCGGTTTGTCCGAAAAGCGCCGTTATTATGCCTGACACGGCCGTTATCGACGCCGCTTTGTGCATCGACTGTAAAATATGTAAAAACGTTTGTCCGCTTGGGGCGATAAAGTGA